Proteins encoded by one window of Arabidopsis thaliana chromosome 2, partial sequence:
- a CDS encoding Calmodulin-binding protein: MEGSMNKRGYECSQEDTDKLPESKRQKVPALASVIVEAVKVDSLQRLCSSLEPLFRRIVSEEVERALSRLGNAKLTSRSPEPKRIQDRNGRNLQLHFRTRMPPHLFTGGKVEGERGSAIHVVLIDANTGNVVQTGEESASKLNVVVLEGDFNDEDDEDWTREHFESFEVKEREGKRPILTGDTQIVLKEGVGTLGELTFTDNSSWIRSRKFRLGVKPASGYGDSFCIREAKTEPFAVKDHRGELYKKHYPPAVHDEVWRLDRIAKDGVLHKKLLKANIVTVEDFLRLLVKDPQKLRNLLGSGMSNRMWENTVEHAKTCVLGGKLYVFYTDQTHATGVVFNHIYEFRGLITNGQFLSLESLNHDQKISADILVKLAYENWHKAIEYDGKLLNCLPVAEKEIKSLLEPKMVSAQTAPNHQQLHNQNNRQTVQGHQNAITYSPVPQPIDYPQFAQQHCNQLLPSFPCNVQDYNRSMESSNDSSSYNGEDWCPPRAAGQGLEDIFSEEIRLRSSEMLETDDMQRLLKTFGIGVNTVGTQGGFGQTDESCYGYSIPYQAQIDNTYRRERNRGSGKAVVGWLKLKAALRWGIFIRKKAAERRPQIVEID, from the exons atggaAGGTTCCATGAACAAGCGAGGATACGAATGCAGTCAAGAGGATACTGACAAGCTGCCAGaatcaaagagacaaaaagTGCCTGCTTTAGCAAG TGTTATTGTGGAAGCTGTCAAAGTAGATAGTCTGCAGAGGCTTTGCTCGTCTTTGGAGCCGTTGTTTCGCAGAATT GTTAGCGAAGAAGTGGAACGAGCCTTATCAAGGTTGGGAAACGCAAAGTTAACCTCGAG GTCACCAGAACCAAAGAGGATCCAAGACCGCAATGGAAGAAACCTGCAACTTCACTTTAGGACGCGAATGCCTCCTCACTTATTCACAGGCGGGAAAGTTGAGGGAGAGCGAGGCTCGGCAATTCATGTGGTTCTTATAGATGCAAACACAGGAAATGTAGTTCAAACAGGAGAAGAATCAGCTTCAAAGCTGAATGTTGTAGTGTTAGAGGGTGACTTCaatgatgaagacgatgaagacTGGACCAGAGAGCACTTTGAGAGCTTTGAAGTGAAAGAGCGAGAAGGGAAACGCCCCATCTTAACTGGGGACACACAGATAGTGCTTAAGGAAGGTGTGGGAACTCTTGGAGAACTTACTTTCACTGACAACTCGAGTTGGATACGTAGCCGAAAGTTTAGGCTTGGTGTTAAGCCGGCTTCAGGGTATGGTGATAGCTTTTGCATTCGTGAAGCCAAAACAGAACCTTTTGCTGTCAAAGATCATAGAGGAGAAC TATACAAGAAACATTATCCACCGGCTGTACACGATGAAGTCTGGAGACTGGATCGAATAGCGAAAGACGGAGTGCTACACAAGAAGCTATTGAAAGCTAATATTGTGACAGTCGAAGACTTCCTTCGACTCCTTGTTAAGGATCCACAGAAGCTGAGAAAT TTGCTTGGGAGTGGAATGTCGAATAGAATGTGGGAGAACACGGTGGAGCACGCAAAGACGTGCGTGTTGGGTGGGAAGCTTTATGTGTTTTACACAGACCAAACTCACGCTACAGGCGTTGTcttcaatcatatatatgaattccGAGGCCTAATTACAAACGGACAGTTCCTATCTCTAGAGTCTCTTAACCATGACCAAAAG ATTTCTGCAGACATTTTGGTGAAGCTGGCTTACGAGAACTGGCATAAAGCTATTGAGTATGACGGTAAGCTGTTGAATTGCTTACCAGTTGCCGAGAAGGAAATAAAAAGCTTACTGGAACCAAAAATGGTCTCAGCACAAACTGCTCCGAACCATCAACAGCTGCATAACCAGAACAATAGGCAAACTGTGCAAGGTCATCAGAATGCGATTACCTATTCACCGGTCCCTCAACCAATAGATTATCCTCAGTTTGCGCAGCAACATTGCAACCAATTATTACCCTCATTCCCTTGCAACGTACAAGACTACAACAGGTCGATGGAAAGCTCCAATGATTCAAGCTCATACAATGGAGAAGATTGGTGTCCACCAAGAGCTGCAGGACAAGGTCTTGAAGACATTTTCAGCGAAGAAATCAGACTAAGGAGTTCTGAAATGCTTGAGACTGACGATATGCAGAGACTGTTGAAGACGTTTGGTATCGGTGTGAACACTGTGGGAACACAAGGAGGGTTTGGTCAGACTGATGAGTCTTGTTACGGTTATAGCATCCCGTACCAAGCTCAGATCGATAACACGTACCGAAGAGAACGTAATAGAGGCTCGGGGAAAGCTGTTGTTGGATGGCTAAAGCTTAAAGCTGCTTTGAGATGGGGTATCTTTATACGCAAGAAAGCTGCAGAGAGAAGGCCTCAGATTGTGGAGATCGATTGA
- a CDS encoding Calmodulin-binding protein (Calmodulin-binding protein; CONTAINS InterPro DOMAIN/s: Calmodulin binding protein-like (InterPro:IPR012416); BEST Arabidopsis thaliana protein match is: Calmodulin-binding protein (TAIR:AT4G31000.1); Has 35333 Blast hits to 34131 proteins in 2444 species: Archae - 798; Bacteria - 22429; Metazoa - 974; Fungi - 991; Plants - 531; Viruses - 0; Other Eukaryotes - 9610 (source: NCBI BLink).): protein MNKRGYECSQEDTDKLPESKRQKVPALASVIVEAVKVDSLQRLCSSLEPLFRRIVSEEVERALSRLGNAKLTSRSPEPKRIQDRNGRNLQLHFRTRMPPHLFTGGKVEGERGSAIHVVLIDANTGNVVQTGEESASKLNVVVLEGDFNDEDDEDWTREHFESFEVKEREGKRPILTGDTQIVLKEGVGTLGELTFTDNSSWIRSRKFRLGVKPASGYGDSFCIREAKTEPFAVKDHRGELYKKHYPPAVHDEVWRLDRIAKDGVLHKKLLKANIVTVEDFLRLLVKDPQKLRNLLGSGMSNRMWENTVEHAKTCVLGGKLYVFYTDQTHATGVVFNHIYEFRGLITNGQFLSLESLNHDQKISADILVKLAYENWHKAIEYDGKLLNCLPVAEKEIKSLLEPKMVSAQTAPNHQQLHNQNNRQTVQGHQNAITYSPVPQPIDYPQFAQQHCNQLLPSFPCNVQDYNRSMESSNDSSSYNGEDWCPPRAAGQGLEDIFSEEIRLRSSEMLETDDMQRLLKTFGIGVNTVGTQGGFGQTDESCYGYSIPYQAQIDNTYRRERNRGSGKAVVGWLKLKAALRWGIFIRKKAAERRPQIVEID, encoded by the exons ATGAACAAGCGAGGATACGAATGCAGTCAAGAGGATACTGACAAGCTGCCAGaatcaaagagacaaaaagTGCCTGCTTTAGCAAG TGTTATTGTGGAAGCTGTCAAAGTAGATAGTCTGCAGAGGCTTTGCTCGTCTTTGGAGCCGTTGTTTCGCAGAATT GTTAGCGAAGAAGTGGAACGAGCCTTATCAAGGTTGGGAAACGCAAAGTTAACCTCGAG GTCACCAGAACCAAAGAGGATCCAAGACCGCAATGGAAGAAACCTGCAACTTCACTTTAGGACGCGAATGCCTCCTCACTTATTCACAGGCGGGAAAGTTGAGGGAGAGCGAGGCTCGGCAATTCATGTGGTTCTTATAGATGCAAACACAGGAAATGTAGTTCAAACAGGAGAAGAATCAGCTTCAAAGCTGAATGTTGTAGTGTTAGAGGGTGACTTCaatgatgaagacgatgaagacTGGACCAGAGAGCACTTTGAGAGCTTTGAAGTGAAAGAGCGAGAAGGGAAACGCCCCATCTTAACTGGGGACACACAGATAGTGCTTAAGGAAGGTGTGGGAACTCTTGGAGAACTTACTTTCACTGACAACTCGAGTTGGATACGTAGCCGAAAGTTTAGGCTTGGTGTTAAGCCGGCTTCAGGGTATGGTGATAGCTTTTGCATTCGTGAAGCCAAAACAGAACCTTTTGCTGTCAAAGATCATAGAGGAGAAC TATACAAGAAACATTATCCACCGGCTGTACACGATGAAGTCTGGAGACTGGATCGAATAGCGAAAGACGGAGTGCTACACAAGAAGCTATTGAAAGCTAATATTGTGACAGTCGAAGACTTCCTTCGACTCCTTGTTAAGGATCCACAGAAGCTGAGAAAT TTGCTTGGGAGTGGAATGTCGAATAGAATGTGGGAGAACACGGTGGAGCACGCAAAGACGTGCGTGTTGGGTGGGAAGCTTTATGTGTTTTACACAGACCAAACTCACGCTACAGGCGTTGTcttcaatcatatatatgaattccGAGGCCTAATTACAAACGGACAGTTCCTATCTCTAGAGTCTCTTAACCATGACCAAAAG ATTTCTGCAGACATTTTGGTGAAGCTGGCTTACGAGAACTGGCATAAAGCTATTGAGTATGACGGTAAGCTGTTGAATTGCTTACCAGTTGCCGAGAAGGAAATAAAAAGCTTACTGGAACCAAAAATGGTCTCAGCACAAACTGCTCCGAACCATCAACAGCTGCATAACCAGAACAATAGGCAAACTGTGCAAGGTCATCAGAATGCGATTACCTATTCACCGGTCCCTCAACCAATAGATTATCCTCAGTTTGCGCAGCAACATTGCAACCAATTATTACCCTCATTCCCTTGCAACGTACAAGACTACAACAGGTCGATGGAAAGCTCCAATGATTCAAGCTCATACAATGGAGAAGATTGGTGTCCACCAAGAGCTGCAGGACAAGGTCTTGAAGACATTTTCAGCGAAGAAATCAGACTAAGGAGTTCTGAAATGCTTGAGACTGACGATATGCAGAGACTGTTGAAGACGTTTGGTATCGGTGTGAACACTGTGGGAACACAAGGAGGGTTTGGTCAGACTGATGAGTCTTGTTACGGTTATAGCATCCCGTACCAAGCTCAGATCGATAACACGTACCGAAGAGAACGTAATAGAGGCTCGGGGAAAGCTGTTGTTGGATGGCTAAAGCTTAAAGCTGCTTTGAGATGGGGTATCTTTATACGCAAGAAAGCTGCAGAGAGAAGGCCTCAGATTGTGGAGATCGATTGA
- a CDS encoding Calmodulin-binding protein (Calmodulin-binding protein; CONTAINS InterPro DOMAIN/s: Calmodulin binding protein-like (InterPro:IPR012416); BEST Arabidopsis thaliana protein match is: Calmodulin-binding protein (TAIR:AT4G31000.1); Has 35333 Blast hits to 34131 proteins in 2444 species: Archae - 798; Bacteria - 22429; Metazoa - 974; Fungi - 991; Plants - 531; Viruses - 0; Other Eukaryotes - 9610 (source: NCBI BLink).), which yields MVWTNTQVSEEVERALSRLGNAKLTSRSPEPKRIQDRNGRNLQLHFRTRMPPHLFTGGKVEGERGSAIHVVLIDANTGNVVQTGEESASKLNVVVLEGDFNDEDDEDWTREHFESFEVKEREGKRPILTGDTQIVLKEGVGTLGELTFTDNSSWIRSRKFRLGVKPASGYGDSFCIREAKTEPFAVKDHRGELYKKHYPPAVHDEVWRLDRIAKDGVLHKKLLKANIVTVEDFLRLLVKDPQKLRNLLGSGMSNRMWENTVEHAKTCVLGGKLYVFYTDQTHATGVVFNHIYEFRGLITNGQFLSLESLNHDQKISADILVKLAYENWHKAIEYDGKLLNCLPVAEKEIKSLLEPKMVSAQTAPNHQQLHNQNNRQTVQGHQNAITYSPVPQPIDYPQFAQQHCNQLLPSFPCNVQDYNRSMESSNDSSSYNGEDWCPPRAAGQGLEDIFSEEIRLRSSEMLETDDMQRLLKTFGIGVNTVGTQGGFGQTDESCYGYSIPYQAQIDNTYRRERNRGSGKAVVGWLKLKAALRWGIFIRKKAAERRPQIVEID from the exons ATGGTGTGGACAAACACACAGGTTAGCGAAGAAGTGGAACGAGCCTTATCAAGGTTGGGAAACGCAAAGTTAACCTCGAG GTCACCAGAACCAAAGAGGATCCAAGACCGCAATGGAAGAAACCTGCAACTTCACTTTAGGACGCGAATGCCTCCTCACTTATTCACAGGCGGGAAAGTTGAGGGAGAGCGAGGCTCGGCAATTCATGTGGTTCTTATAGATGCAAACACAGGAAATGTAGTTCAAACAGGAGAAGAATCAGCTTCAAAGCTGAATGTTGTAGTGTTAGAGGGTGACTTCaatgatgaagacgatgaagacTGGACCAGAGAGCACTTTGAGAGCTTTGAAGTGAAAGAGCGAGAAGGGAAACGCCCCATCTTAACTGGGGACACACAGATAGTGCTTAAGGAAGGTGTGGGAACTCTTGGAGAACTTACTTTCACTGACAACTCGAGTTGGATACGTAGCCGAAAGTTTAGGCTTGGTGTTAAGCCGGCTTCAGGGTATGGTGATAGCTTTTGCATTCGTGAAGCCAAAACAGAACCTTTTGCTGTCAAAGATCATAGAGGAGAAC TATACAAGAAACATTATCCACCGGCTGTACACGATGAAGTCTGGAGACTGGATCGAATAGCGAAAGACGGAGTGCTACACAAGAAGCTATTGAAAGCTAATATTGTGACAGTCGAAGACTTCCTTCGACTCCTTGTTAAGGATCCACAGAAGCTGAGAAAT TTGCTTGGGAGTGGAATGTCGAATAGAATGTGGGAGAACACGGTGGAGCACGCAAAGACGTGCGTGTTGGGTGGGAAGCTTTATGTGTTTTACACAGACCAAACTCACGCTACAGGCGTTGTcttcaatcatatatatgaattccGAGGCCTAATTACAAACGGACAGTTCCTATCTCTAGAGTCTCTTAACCATGACCAAAAG ATTTCTGCAGACATTTTGGTGAAGCTGGCTTACGAGAACTGGCATAAAGCTATTGAGTATGACGGTAAGCTGTTGAATTGCTTACCAGTTGCCGAGAAGGAAATAAAAAGCTTACTGGAACCAAAAATGGTCTCAGCACAAACTGCTCCGAACCATCAACAGCTGCATAACCAGAACAATAGGCAAACTGTGCAAGGTCATCAGAATGCGATTACCTATTCACCGGTCCCTCAACCAATAGATTATCCTCAGTTTGCGCAGCAACATTGCAACCAATTATTACCCTCATTCCCTTGCAACGTACAAGACTACAACAGGTCGATGGAAAGCTCCAATGATTCAAGCTCATACAATGGAGAAGATTGGTGTCCACCAAGAGCTGCAGGACAAGGTCTTGAAGACATTTTCAGCGAAGAAATCAGACTAAGGAGTTCTGAAATGCTTGAGACTGACGATATGCAGAGACTGTTGAAGACGTTTGGTATCGGTGTGAACACTGTGGGAACACAAGGAGGGTTTGGTCAGACTGATGAGTCTTGTTACGGTTATAGCATCCCGTACCAAGCTCAGATCGATAACACGTACCGAAGAGAACGTAATAGAGGCTCGGGGAAAGCTGTTGTTGGATGGCTAAAGCTTAAAGCTGCTTTGAGATGGGGTATCTTTATACGCAAGAAAGCTGCAGAGAGAAGGCCTCAGATTGTGGAGATCGATTGA
- a CDS encoding TPRXL (unknown protein; BEST Arabidopsis thaliana protein match is: unknown protein (TAIR:AT5G47170.1); Has 9168 Blast hits to 2316 proteins in 376 species: Archae - 2; Bacteria - 1905; Metazoa - 1700; Fungi - 1409; Plants - 76; Viruses - 48; Other Eukaryotes - 4028 (source: NCBI BLink).), protein MAENVGSDSSEFESISSSQKSYLKNCPFAGHEALPTKSTDSDNTEVLGNQISPAVVKTPILSFSSPTSLDSINDDVFRTPPENASLSSAAESEPRVGVSEIKLQGGSNLTTPFSMAETTLVSSSPSLPAENVRVSESNLKSSSSTAKTTPVSASPSVNARVSESNLNSSSSTTPVSVSPSEKVRVFETTPVSASPSEKVRVFETKCHSDSGDSVPLSSSPPSVAADDVRVPAKHLDSDSSPPTAIGRTMVLVKQRISASDNSASSSASEGTKVSKTENSGEVLPFKEIIEALLRNSGEKLNERDDKVSYVEILKQCGLKFPK, encoded by the coding sequence ATGGCGGAAAATGTTGGAAGCGACTCGAGCGAATTCGAAagcatctcttcttctcagaaATCTTACCTCAAAAACTGTCCTTTCGCCGGTCACGAAGCTCTTCCGACAAAATCGACGGATTCTGACAACACTGAGGTTCTCGGGAACCAGATTTCTCCGGCGGTTGTTAAAACTCCGATTCTCTCGTTCTCTTCTCCGACTAGCCTCGATTCTATCAACGATGACGTCTTTCGTACTCCTCCTGAGAACGCGTCTCTCTCCTCTGCCGCTGAATCGGAACCCAGAGTTGGGGTTTCGGAGATTAAGCTCCAAGGAGGTTCGAATCTGACAACTCCGTTTTCTATGGCTGAGACGAcgcttgtttcttcttcgcCGTCTCTTCCGGCGGAAAATGTTAGGGTTTCAGAGTCGaatttgaaatcttcttcttctacggCCAAAACGACGCCTGTTTCTGCTTCACCGTCCGTAAATGCTAGGGTTTCGGAGTCGAATTTGAACTCTTCGTCTTCGACGACCCCTGTTTCTGTTTCACCCTCAgaaaaagttagggtttttgagaCGACCCCTGTTTCTGCTTCACCGTCAgaaaaagttagggtttttgagaCGAAATGTCATTCTGATTCCGGTGATTCCGttcctttgtcttcttctccgccGTCTGTTGCGGCCGACGATGTTAGGGTTCCGGCAAAGCATCTTGATTCTGATTCTTCTCCTCCGACTGCAATCGGAAGAACTATGGTTTTAGTAAAACAACGAATTTCTGCTTCTGACAATTCTGCTTCTTCGTCTGCAAGTGAAGGGACCAAGGTCtctaaaactgaaaattctGGTGAGGTTTTGCCTTTTAAAGAAATTATCGAAGCTCTTCTTCGTAACAGTGGAGAGAAACTCAATGAAAGAGATGATAAAGTTAGCTATGTTGAGATTCTCAAGCAATGTGGTTTGAAATTCCCTAAATGA
- a CDS encoding alpha/beta-Hydrolases superfamily protein, translated as MGNVTSNMAAKFAFFPPPPTYDVGKDEETGKLMFTGITPEKSMDVHQLTTKSGNKVIATFWKHPFSRFTLLYSHGNAADLGQMVDLFIELRAHLRVNIMSYDYSGYGASTGKPTELNTYYDIEAVYNCLRTEYGIMQEEMILYGQSVGSGPTLHLASRVKRLRGIVLHSAILSGLRVLYPVKMTFWFDMYKNIDKIRHVTCPVLVIHGTKDDIVNMSHGKRLWELAKDKYDPLWVKGGGHCNLETYPEYIKHMRKFMNAMEKLALNNPPNKQQNDEPSIKETKQNRCLRFSKR; from the exons ATGGGTAATGTGACGTCAAACATGGCTGCAAAGTTCGCTTTCTTCCCACCGCCACCAACATACGACGTGGGTAAAGACGAGGAGACCGGAAAGCTTATGTTCACCGGGATAACACCAGAAAAAAGCATGGATGTTCATCAGCTTACCACCAAATCTGGCAACAAGGTCATTGCCACGTTTTGGAAACACCCTTTCTCTAGATTCACTCTTCTTTATTCACATGGCAATGCCGCGGATCTCGGCCAAATGGTTGATCTCTTCATCGAGCTTCGAGCTCATCTCCGCGTCAACATTATGAG CTATGATTATTCAGGCTATGGAGCTTCAACAGGCAAG CCAACTGAGCTCAATACGTACTATGATATCGAGGCTGTGTACAATTGCTTGAGGACCGAGTACGGGATCATGCAAGAGGAAATGATTCTATATGGTCAATCCGTTGGAAGCGGACCAACATTGCACTTAGCATCTCGAGTAAAGAGACTAAGAGGGATTGTTCTTCATAGCGCAATTCTCTCCGGCCTCAGAGTTCTGTATCCTGTCAAAATGACATTCTGGTTCGATATGTACAAA AACATTGACAAGATACGCCATGTAACATGCCCTGTTCTTGTCATACAT GGAACAAAAGATGATATTGTGAATATGTCACATGGGAAGCGATTGTGGGAACTAGCAAAGGACAAGTATGATCCATTGTGGGTAAAAGGAGGAGGGCATTGCAACTTGGAAACATACCCCGAGTACATCAAGCATATGCGAAAGTTCATGAACGCCATGGAGAAACTCGCTCTCAACAATccaccaaacaaacaacaaaacgaCGAGCCAAGCATCAaggaaactaaacaaaatcgGTGCTTGAGATTCAgcaaaagatag
- a CDS encoding alpha/beta-Hydrolases superfamily protein (alpha/beta-Hydrolases superfamily protein; INVOLVED IN: N-terminal protein myristoylation; LOCATED IN: cellular_component unknown; EXPRESSED IN: 9 plant structures; EXPRESSED DURING: L mature pollen stage, M germinated pollen stage, 4 anthesis, petal differentiation and expansion stage; BEST Arabidopsis thaliana protein match is: alpha/beta-Hydrolases superfamily protein (TAIR:AT4G31020.1); Has 35333 Blast hits to 34131 proteins in 2444 species: Archae - 798; Bacteria - 22429; Metazoa - 974; Fungi - 991; Plants - 531; Viruses - 0; Other Eukaryotes - 9610 (source: NCBI BLink).) → MAAKFAFFPPPPTYDVGKDEETGKLMFTGITPEKSMDVHQLTTKSGNKVIATFWKHPFSRFTLLYSHGNAADLGQMVDLFIELRAHLRVNIMSYDYSGYGASTGKPTELNTYYDIEAVYNCLRTEYGIMQEEMILYGQSVGSGPTLHLASRVKRLRGIVLHSAILSGLRVLYPVKMTFWFDMYKNIDKIRHVTCPVLVIHGTKDDIVNMSHGKRLWELAKDKYDPLWVKGGGHCNLETYPEYIKHMRKFMNAMEKLALNNPPNKQQNDEPSIKETKQNRCLRFSKR, encoded by the exons ATGGCTGCAAAGTTCGCTTTCTTCCCACCGCCACCAACATACGACGTGGGTAAAGACGAGGAGACCGGAAAGCTTATGTTCACCGGGATAACACCAGAAAAAAGCATGGATGTTCATCAGCTTACCACCAAATCTGGCAACAAGGTCATTGCCACGTTTTGGAAACACCCTTTCTCTAGATTCACTCTTCTTTATTCACATGGCAATGCCGCGGATCTCGGCCAAATGGTTGATCTCTTCATCGAGCTTCGAGCTCATCTCCGCGTCAACATTATGAG CTATGATTATTCAGGCTATGGAGCTTCAACAGGCAAG CCAACTGAGCTCAATACGTACTATGATATCGAGGCTGTGTACAATTGCTTGAGGACCGAGTACGGGATCATGCAAGAGGAAATGATTCTATATGGTCAATCCGTTGGAAGCGGACCAACATTGCACTTAGCATCTCGAGTAAAGAGACTAAGAGGGATTGTTCTTCATAGCGCAATTCTCTCCGGCCTCAGAGTTCTGTATCCTGTCAAAATGACATTCTGGTTCGATATGTACAAA AACATTGACAAGATACGCCATGTAACATGCCCTGTTCTTGTCATACAT GGAACAAAAGATGATATTGTGAATATGTCACATGGGAAGCGATTGTGGGAACTAGCAAAGGACAAGTATGATCCATTGTGGGTAAAAGGAGGAGGGCATTGCAACTTGGAAACATACCCCGAGTACATCAAGCATATGCGAAAGTTCATGAACGCCATGGAGAAACTCGCTCTCAACAATccaccaaacaaacaacaaaacgaCGAGCCAAGCATCAaggaaactaaacaaaatcgGTGCTTGAGATTCAgcaaaagatag
- a CDS encoding integral membrane metal-binding family protein (DUF2296) (Protein of unknown function (DUF2296); CONTAINS InterPro DOMAIN/s: Protein of unknown function DUF2296 (InterPro:IPR019273); BEST Arabidopsis thaliana protein match is: Protein of unknown function (DUF2296) (TAIR:AT4G31080.1); Has 315 Blast hits to 309 proteins in 114 species: Archae - 0; Bacteria - 0; Metazoa - 149; Fungi - 81; Plants - 79; Viruses - 0; Other Eukaryotes - 6 (source: NCBI BLink).) has protein sequence MAVGEKEHEGTVVESGGEKNDSAVVLSASGEKKTTKRKGLFSRLWNAIFRVRGDDFEKRLKNISKEEATVRNRMKRRSITRRNFIRNLIAFSVFFEVIAVSYAIMTTRDEDLDWKLRSFRILPMFLLPAVAFLLYSSLVGFWRMCDRRDQHTLEKLQAEMLGKINELKERTNYYITQQLIQRYDPDPAAKAAAATVLASKLGAESGLKVFVGDESQLEPTAGKNNAKHSGGLRNRKQTNTRGNSAETTPIHHSDNESNHSGTSERITGTEQNQQMVFEHYNPQEYAAHDGSWISRIAALLVGEDPSQSYALICGNCRMHNGLARKEDFPYITYYCPHCRALNKPKHSEEHSLIAPADTLPKVSLKPMESEVINSSSSTSERGNSPIPLLHTPEIVEEVPETAENETPN, from the exons ATGGCGGTGGGAGAGAAGGAGCACGAAGGAACTGTGGTTGAAAGCGGCGGCGAGAAGAATGATTCCGCCGTTGTACTCTCTGCTTCCGGcgagaagaagacgacgaagcGTAAAGGTTTGTTCTCGCGTCTTTGGAATGCGATATTTAGGGTTAGAGGTGATGATTTCGAGAAGAGACTTAAAAATATCTCAAAGGAAGAAGCGACTGTTCGGAATAGAATGAAGCGTAGATCGATTACAAGGAGGAACTTCATTAGAAATCTCATCGCTTTCTCTGTCTTCTTTGAG GTAATTGCAGTGAGTTATGCAATCATGACCACCAGAGATGAGGATTTGGATTGGAAACTGAGGAGTTTCAGGATCTTGCCAATGTTTCTTTTACCTGCTGTTGCCTTTCTTCTCTATTCTTCACTTGTTGGCTTCTGGAGGATGT GTGACCGCAGAGATCAGCATACCTTGGAAAAACTTCAAGCAGAAATGTTGGGAAAGATTAATGAGTTAAAGGAAAGGACCAATTATTACATTACACAGCAACTTATTCAG AGGTATGACCCTGACCCAGCTGCAAAGGCGGCTGCTGCAACTGTTCTGGCATCCAAGTTGGGTGCTGAGTCAGGCTTGAAAGTATTTGTAGGAGATGAATCCCAACTTGAGCCCACCGCAGGAAAGAACAATGCCAAACACTCGGGAGGGCTCAGGAACCGAAAACAGACAAATACAAGAGGCAACAGCGCTGAGACCACTCCAATTCATCATTCGGATAATGAGTCTAACCATTCTGGAACAAGCGAAAGAATCACCGGCACAGAACAAAACCAACAGATGGTGTTTGAGCATTATAATCCTCAGGAATATGCTGCTCATGATGGTAGCTGGATCTCACGCATTGCGGCTCTCCTTGTAGGCGAAGATCCAAGTCAGTCATATGCACTCATCTGTGGAAACTGCCGTATGCATAACG GACTCGCCCGGAAAGAGGATTTCCCATACATTACTTACTACTGTCCTCACTGTCGAGCTCTGAACAAGCCGAAACATTCAGAAGAGCATTCACTTATTGCTCCTGCAGATACACTCCCTAAAGTTTCTCTAAAGCCAATGGAAAGTGAAGTGATCAATAGCAGTAGCTCGACTAGTGAACGCGGTAACAGTCCAATCCCTTTGTTACACACTCCAGAAATCGTGGAAGAAGTCCCGGAAACAGCTGAGAATGAGACACCAAACTGA